A DNA window from Bradyrhizobium sp. CCBAU 53421 contains the following coding sequences:
- a CDS encoding AAA family ATPase: MVDLPSLHGLLRRMPQGARLLLVGDERQLPPVGFGLLFHRFVEDPAVTSTLTTVHRQAATNSIPEVASQIRRREMPSFTSYVAPHSGVMLARASGRE, from the coding sequence ATGGTCGATCTGCCGTCGCTGCACGGACTGCTCCGCCGGATGCCGCAAGGCGCCAGGCTCCTGCTTGTCGGCGACGAACGGCAGCTTCCGCCCGTGGGCTTTGGGCTGCTGTTTCATCGGTTCGTCGAGGATCCTGCCGTCACCTCGACTCTGACCACCGTGCACCGCCAAGCGGCGACAAATTCGATCCCGGAGGTCGCTTCCCAGATTCGCCGGCGCGAGATGCCGAGCTTCACCAGCTACGTCGCCCCGCACAGCGGTGTAATGCTTGCGCGCGCGTCGGGACGCGAGTAG
- a CDS encoding AAA family ATPase, producing the protein MLGIPSVGKLWSVDGDLSETQWGRQISARRAVRALPSGKLMVDYLAGCVAGIGPARARRLWQHFEDRLPEALDTGDVATLAAVMDPDRPVLGPRLAAALVVAWKTMAGEARLVEWLAAVGVTELSLARRVHVLLGADAPQALQSNPYCLVPLLDWKRVDELGLRLLSEAGSPDPATHPHRVVAAADAMVKDLVGSGSTAIAWDDFRERLAGKLGLPPSSGTLHRAVALAVERQAVITLPSGLLRAPGCALMEDAVVARLRAMANEGPPGPLGRLLDGVGAHVAVLAEDQAEAVKRTLSAGFSCLRGGGGTGKTFVTRTICDLWERAGGKLLLAALAGKAALRLSRSTSRLAWTIFRTLRELDEREAIEAQLDGQIEQHERAELQAKLRDLAH; encoded by the coding sequence ATGCTGGGCATCCCCTCGGTCGGCAAGCTTTGGTCCGTCGACGGTGATCTCTCCGAAACTCAATGGGGACGGCAGATCTCCGCCCGCCGCGCCGTCCGCGCGCTGCCCAGCGGCAAGCTGATGGTCGACTACCTCGCTGGCTGCGTCGCCGGCATCGGTCCGGCCCGGGCCCGCAGGCTGTGGCAACACTTCGAGGACCGTCTGCCCGAAGCACTCGACACCGGCGATGTCGCGACGCTCGCGGCGGTGATGGATCCCGATCGTCCGGTGTTGGGTCCGAGGCTCGCCGCGGCCCTGGTGGTCGCCTGGAAGACGATGGCCGGCGAAGCCAGGCTCGTCGAATGGCTCGCGGCCGTGGGCGTGACAGAACTGTCGCTGGCGCGCCGTGTTCACGTCCTGCTCGGCGCCGATGCGCCACAGGCGCTTCAATCCAACCCCTATTGCCTGGTGCCGCTGCTCGATTGGAAGCGCGTCGATGAGCTGGGGCTCCGCCTTTTGAGCGAAGCCGGATCACCCGATCCTGCTACCCATCCCCATCGCGTCGTCGCCGCGGCCGATGCGATGGTGAAGGACCTGGTCGGCTCCGGCTCGACCGCGATCGCCTGGGACGATTTCCGCGAGCGGCTCGCCGGCAAGCTGGGTCTACCGCCGTCCTCCGGGACGCTCCACCGCGCGGTCGCACTTGCTGTCGAGCGACAGGCCGTCATCACCTTACCCTCAGGGCTTCTCCGGGCGCCGGGATGTGCCCTCATGGAGGATGCTGTCGTCGCCCGGCTTCGGGCCATGGCAAACGAAGGCCCTCCCGGGCCGCTAGGACGCCTTTTGGATGGGGTCGGCGCTCATGTTGCTGTCTTGGCTGAGGATCAGGCCGAAGCTGTCAAAAGAACCCTGTCAGCCGGTTTCTCGTGCCTCCGCGGCGGCGGCGGCACCGGCAAGACTTTCGTTACCCGGACGATCTGCGATCTGTGGGAGCGCGCCGGCGGCAAATTGCTGCTGGCCGCGCTCGCGGGAAAGGCCGCTCTGCGACTGTCCCGATCAACCAGTCGCCTCGCATGGACCATCTTCAGGACCCTCCGCGAGCTCGACGAGCGCGAGGCCATCGAAGCGCAGCTTGACGGTCAGATCGAGCAGCACGAACGGGCCGAGCTCCAGGCCAAGCTGCGCGACCTAGCGCATTGA
- a CDS encoding DUF4339 domain-containing protein: MSDVWYYADYKGHIGPVSLQQLKDVLARVSEPASVLVWRDGFEEWKKAGEVPEFRAQTLSLPPLPLDQMPTWRVKWWWIIVPFVSVGIGSQAGRKMMIWNSAQRRRAKAQRRRQ; this comes from the coding sequence TTGTCTGACGTTTGGTACTATGCCGATTACAAGGGGCACATCGGCCCGGTTAGTCTCCAGCAATTGAAGGATGTGCTTGCGCGCGTGTCGGAGCCGGCGAGCGTTCTCGTTTGGCGTGACGGGTTTGAGGAATGGAAGAAGGCCGGCGAGGTCCCAGAATTCAGGGCGCAGACGTTGAGCCTACCGCCGCTACCGCTCGATCAAATGCCAACTTGGCGGGTAAAGTGGTGGTGGATCATCGTCCCGTTTGTTTCAGTCGGCATCGGCAGTCAGGCCGGACGCAAGATGATGATTTGGAATTCCGCGCAGCGGAGACGGGCCAAAGCTCAAAGGCGCAGACAATGA
- a CDS encoding ATP-binding domain-containing protein has protein sequence MQRIDRTERQITAIFDGDEHVFPAEDLVDLSLGYALTCHRAQGSEADYVIVALPPSRLPDPSLLYTAVTRARQQAVIVGQPKTMQEALQRPYADERRMVGYSWTSSANSEA, from the coding sequence GTGCAGCGGATTGATCGGACCGAACGCCAGATCACCGCCATCTTCGACGGAGATGAGCACGTCTTCCCGGCCGAGGACCTGGTCGACCTATCGCTCGGTTACGCACTCACCTGCCACCGTGCCCAAGGTTCGGAAGCGGACTACGTGATCGTCGCCCTGCCGCCAAGCCGGCTCCCAGACCCGTCCTTGCTCTACACCGCGGTCACGCGTGCCCGACAGCAGGCCGTCATCGTCGGCCAGCCAAAGACAATGCAGGAGGCCCTGCAGCGGCCGTACGCCGACGAGCGCAGGATGGTCGGGTATAGTTGGACGTCGTCAGCAAATTCCGAAGCCTAA